Proteins encoded together in one Fimbriiglobus ruber window:
- a CDS encoding ISNCY family transposase yields MSTELQDWGILAMSQRERDVLAILKAVVSGDRTVTEAAGLLKLSARQVRRLKGKLKTQGDSALVHGLRGQPSNRCLEAKLRTQVLAAYRQRYRDFGPTFACEKLAEEGLKVGVETLRRWLLAEGLWERQRRRDPHRSRRPRRACLGELVQMDASVHEWLEGRGETIVLITMIDDATSRVEAKFYRHGSVESHLDLLGVWLRKYGRPLAVYTDRHSIFEPHEKGRPLADPDAQTQFGRALGELAIELIRAHSPQAKGRVERSFGTAQDRWVKELRLAKVTTCEDANALLAKLLPDHNKRFAKPARQPNDAHRPLGRDHKLASILSIQSERVVSNDYVVRFANTFYQLLPPAYPGERGGRVVIEQRLDGTLHIRFGKRHLPYQEITVGGSLGGSAPKPRSLAHQRPMPVRRRRDGSRSRTPVPRACSRLPDARVALLRSPILPAARR; encoded by the coding sequence ATGTCTACCGAGCTACAAGATTGGGGCATTCTAGCCATGAGTCAGCGCGAGCGTGACGTTTTGGCGATTCTGAAGGCGGTGGTATCGGGAGATCGGACGGTTACGGAAGCCGCTGGTTTGTTGAAGTTGAGCGCGCGTCAGGTCCGGCGACTGAAGGGCAAACTGAAGACCCAGGGTGACAGCGCCCTGGTGCATGGCCTTCGAGGTCAGCCGTCGAATCGCTGCCTGGAAGCCAAGCTGCGAACGCAGGTGCTGGCGGCGTACCGCCAGCGTTACCGCGACTTCGGCCCCACCTTCGCGTGCGAGAAGTTGGCGGAAGAAGGGTTGAAGGTGGGCGTCGAAACGCTGCGTCGCTGGTTGCTGGCCGAGGGCTTGTGGGAACGCCAACGTCGCCGTGACCCGCATCGCAGTCGTCGGCCGCGACGGGCTTGTTTGGGCGAGTTGGTGCAGATGGACGCCTCGGTGCATGAGTGGCTGGAGGGTCGCGGCGAGACGATCGTTCTGATCACCATGATCGATGACGCCACCAGCCGCGTCGAAGCGAAGTTTTACCGGCATGGGAGCGTGGAATCGCACCTGGATTTGTTGGGGGTCTGGCTGCGGAAATACGGCCGACCGCTGGCGGTTTACACGGATCGACACAGCATCTTCGAGCCGCACGAGAAGGGACGTCCGCTCGCCGATCCCGACGCGCAAACGCAGTTTGGCCGAGCGCTCGGCGAACTGGCCATAGAGTTGATTCGGGCGCACAGTCCCCAGGCGAAGGGACGTGTCGAGCGTTCGTTTGGCACGGCTCAGGATCGGTGGGTCAAGGAACTGCGGTTGGCCAAGGTCACGACCTGCGAGGACGCCAACGCGTTGTTGGCGAAACTCCTTCCCGACCACAACAAGCGGTTCGCCAAGCCGGCGCGTCAGCCAAACGATGCCCATCGACCGTTGGGTCGAGATCACAAGCTGGCGTCGATCCTGTCGATTCAGAGCGAGCGGGTGGTGAGCAACGACTACGTGGTGCGTTTCGCGAATACGTTCTACCAATTGTTGCCGCCAGCGTACCCGGGAGAGCGTGGCGGCCGGGTGGTGATTGAGCAGAGACTGGATGGGACGCTGCACATTCGGTTCGGGAAGCGTCATTTGCCGTACCAGGAGATCACCGTGGGGGGCAGCCTTGGGGGCTCTGCCCCCAAACCCCGGAGTTTAGCGCATCAGCGGCCGATGCCAGTGCGGAGACGACGGGACGGGAGCCGGTCAAGGACTCCCGTCCCGCGGGCATGCAGCCGACTGCCGGACGCTCGGGTCGCACTCCTGCGGAGCCCTATCCTTCCGGCGGCGAGGAGGTAG